One Glutamicibacter mishrai genomic window carries:
- a CDS encoding hemolysin family protein, whose product MSDLLGILVTILLLAANFYFVGAEFALISARRSIIEPKAIEGSRSAKMTLWAIENVSLVMAGAQLGITVCSLALGYVTKPLVKYAVAGPFEAIGIPAGMIDALSYAIALIAVTYLHVVLAEMVPKNMALAGPERMALILGPSMVILVKVLRPVLWLMNAMGNVVLRIFKVAPKNEVASTFTRDEVSSMVAESREGGVLDEHDEQLLMGALHFDARRIDSVAISFEEVQTLPVDCTVEDVEMAAADGFSRFPLVQPDGTAIGYVHVKDVLGADAHARLQPLPGSLIRDLPSFSGKQSVRAALQEMQLSGAHLALVRDAEGEQVTGMVTLEDMLAELVGQIRNEHRSTP is encoded by the coding sequence ATGAGCGATCTTCTCGGAATTCTTGTCACGATCCTGTTGCTTGCTGCGAACTTCTACTTTGTCGGCGCCGAATTCGCGCTGATCTCGGCACGCCGGAGCATTATCGAGCCCAAGGCCATCGAAGGCAGCCGCAGCGCGAAGATGACCCTCTGGGCCATTGAAAACGTTTCTCTGGTCATGGCCGGGGCGCAGCTGGGCATCACTGTGTGTTCGTTGGCGCTGGGCTATGTCACCAAGCCGCTGGTGAAGTACGCGGTGGCCGGGCCTTTCGAGGCCATTGGCATCCCGGCGGGCATGATCGACGCGCTGTCCTACGCGATCGCGCTGATCGCAGTGACTTACCTGCACGTGGTGCTCGCGGAGATGGTGCCGAAGAACATGGCCCTTGCTGGCCCGGAACGCATGGCGCTGATCCTGGGGCCGAGCATGGTTATTCTGGTGAAGGTCCTGCGTCCGGTGTTGTGGCTGATGAACGCAATGGGCAACGTGGTGTTGCGCATCTTCAAGGTGGCCCCCAAGAACGAAGTGGCCAGCACCTTCACGCGTGACGAGGTTTCTTCCATGGTCGCCGAATCCCGCGAAGGAGGCGTCTTGGACGAGCACGACGAGCAGCTGTTGATGGGCGCGCTACACTTTGATGCCCGGCGCATCGATTCGGTGGCCATCAGTTTCGAAGAAGTCCAGACGCTTCCTGTGGATTGCACCGTGGAGGACGTCGAAATGGCTGCCGCTGATGGCTTCTCGCGATTCCCGCTGGTACAACCCGACGGAACTGCTATAGGGTATGTCCACGTCAAAGACGTCTTGGGTGCAGACGCGCACGCTCGCCTGCAACCGCTGCCAGGTAGCTTGATCCGAGACTTGCCCTCATTCAGTGGCAAGCAAAGCGTGCGCGCGGCGCTGCAGGAGATGCAGCTCTCCGGCGCGCACCTGGCGCTGGTGCGCGATGCCGAGGGAGAACAAGTGACCGGCATGGTGACCTTGGAGGATATGCTTGCCGAGCTAGTGGGGCAGATCAGGAACGAGCACCGCAGTACCCCATAG
- a CDS encoding hemolysin family protein, whose protein sequence is MEWISLLIAMLLILGCGLFVAAEFSLITVNRNRVKQATEAGDRRASGVLKGMETLSTQLSGAQLGITLTNLGIGFLAEPAIAALVVGPLQDLGLNEALARSASIALALVLATVLTMVFGELVPKNLAIAKPFETAKAVVGFQRGFSTVTKPFLAFFNGNANWIVRRFGIEPQEELASTRSAEELVALVGHSAREGVLPSETAEMLRRTVAFGNRRGHDVMTARSRMVTVGAEQTVHEVLQLAARTGHSRFPLAGESGHRILGLVHIRALLAVPYEERQQTPVGGFAEEARLVPDTIELDDLMDQLRSDGLQMAVLIDETGDVAGMLTLEDLVEEIVGEVRDEHDPEDFTVQVLSEDTWRLDAALRPDEANELLGCRIPHDADYETLAGLLTVQLGRFGEVGDVVDLVVPGEPGSGPKELQFTIHAMDEQRIATIDVKVSEQVEGEAK, encoded by the coding sequence ATGGAATGGATCTCGCTGCTCATAGCAATGCTCCTCATTCTCGGATGCGGTTTGTTCGTAGCCGCTGAATTCTCCCTGATCACGGTCAATCGAAACCGGGTGAAGCAAGCCACCGAGGCCGGCGACCGCCGCGCCTCGGGTGTCCTGAAGGGCATGGAAACCTTGTCCACCCAGCTTTCGGGTGCGCAGCTGGGGATCACCCTCACCAACTTGGGCATCGGCTTTTTGGCCGAGCCCGCCATCGCGGCCCTTGTCGTAGGGCCGCTACAGGACCTCGGACTCAACGAGGCGCTGGCCAGGTCGGCCTCCATAGCCCTCGCGCTGGTGCTGGCCACCGTCTTGACCATGGTGTTCGGCGAGCTGGTGCCCAAGAACCTGGCCATTGCCAAGCCCTTCGAGACGGCCAAGGCCGTGGTGGGATTCCAGCGCGGCTTCAGCACCGTGACCAAGCCATTCCTGGCGTTCTTCAATGGCAACGCGAACTGGATTGTCCGCCGTTTCGGCATCGAGCCTCAGGAGGAATTGGCCTCCACCCGTTCTGCCGAGGAGCTCGTGGCGCTGGTGGGGCACTCGGCCCGCGAAGGTGTCTTACCTTCGGAAACCGCGGAGATGCTTCGCCGGACCGTGGCTTTCGGCAACCGCCGCGGCCACGACGTGATGACAGCCCGTTCCCGGATGGTCACCGTGGGCGCTGAGCAAACGGTGCACGAGGTGCTCCAGCTGGCGGCGCGCACCGGGCACTCCCGATTCCCGCTGGCCGGCGAGAGCGGACACCGGATTCTAGGGCTCGTGCATATCCGTGCCCTGCTCGCTGTCCCCTATGAAGAACGCCAGCAGACGCCGGTGGGCGGCTTTGCCGAAGAAGCCCGGCTGGTCCCTGACACCATCGAGCTTGATGACCTGATGGACCAGCTGCGCAGCGACGGGTTGCAGATGGCAGTGCTGATTGACGAGACCGGCGACGTTGCTGGCATGCTGACCTTGGAGGATCTCGTGGAAGAAATCGTCGGTGAAGTGCGCGACGAGCATGACCCTGAAGATTTCACCGTGCAGGTGCTTTCGGAAGATACCTGGCGGCTTGACGCGGCACTTCGCCCGGACGAGGCCAATGAACTGCTGGGCTGCCGCATCCCGCACGACGCGGACTACGAGACCCTCGCAGGATTGCTCACGGTTCAGCTAGGCAGATTCGGCGAGGTGGGCGATGTCGTTGACCTAGTTGTGCCCGGCGAGCCAGGCAGTGGGCCCAAGGAGCTGCAGTTCACTATTCACGCCATGGATGAGCAGCGGATCGCCACCATTGACGTGAAGGTCAGCGAGCAGGTAGAAGGGGAGGCGAAGTGA
- a CDS encoding glycerophosphoryl diester phosphodiesterase membrane domain-containing protein, producing the protein MGVGSTGQDHSAQIHADSSQGAPKFTEIPEFLRRIWRLSHARVFRYLLVISVIQLVNGLGVLPAIRYLFGLALETSHLENVTDRTYTVLLSQPISVLLLLAIAVLALAAVSLQFVALIVMVNRQQSGRPPNLGEMFADTLTCLGRLLSYPSPLLMVYFFLALPLGGLGLSSVLIQGVGIPPFVTREYLKVPLSTAIYVLMIGSILWVNLRLILTLPMLVVGEKKPLSALGGSLRATHKNFFRYLVLVGLPLGVAALSASALVGVLVWISDLATSLMTEQSSGVIASLCIGLGHTLGFMIIGAATVVALQILVALTRDRLGLTSVFEVRTKEHRTVQARAARASAGTVAFGLAVAVSFYALPASGQTVSGAEDTQILAHRGYSAGGVENTLGALDAAAEHHADYVEADFQETKDGHFVASHDTNLLMVSGVNKNIYEMTLEQVRHVTVREGGFTDRIPTMQEYLEHADELGIPVLVELKVTGHESKGYLDRFLEDIDATGTTTKNIYHSLSPTAVNEIKRERPELRVGLTVAMSVGKLPRVNCDFYTLEQASFRPELLEQAHEQGQDVYVWTVNDESTIRELLSMPVDGIVTDQVEMAISDRQMVANNPASEYRVGYSLAYLDLFR; encoded by the coding sequence ATGGGTGTTGGTTCAACCGGCCAAGATCATTCTGCTCAAATCCATGCTGATTCCAGCCAAGGCGCCCCGAAGTTCACCGAAATACCAGAGTTCCTTCGCCGTATCTGGCGTCTTAGCCACGCACGCGTATTCCGGTATCTTCTCGTCATCAGCGTCATCCAGCTGGTGAACGGCTTAGGCGTATTGCCCGCCATTCGGTACCTTTTCGGCCTGGCTCTTGAAACCAGCCACCTTGAAAACGTCACCGACCGGACGTACACCGTGCTTTTGAGCCAGCCCATTTCTGTGCTGTTGCTTCTGGCCATCGCCGTTCTGGCCTTGGCTGCCGTGAGCCTCCAGTTTGTCGCACTGATTGTGATGGTCAATCGGCAGCAGTCGGGCCGACCGCCAAACCTTGGTGAGATGTTTGCCGACACCCTGACTTGCCTGGGCAGGTTGCTCAGCTATCCGTCACCGTTGCTGATGGTCTATTTCTTCCTCGCCCTGCCGCTAGGCGGGCTGGGACTCTCTTCGGTGCTGATCCAGGGTGTGGGAATTCCTCCTTTTGTCACCCGTGAGTATCTGAAGGTTCCGCTCAGTACCGCCATCTACGTATTGATGATCGGCTCCATCCTTTGGGTGAATCTTCGACTGATCCTGACATTGCCAATGTTGGTTGTCGGCGAGAAGAAGCCTTTGTCAGCGCTGGGCGGTAGCTTGCGTGCTACGCATAAGAACTTCTTCAGATACCTGGTACTGGTGGGGCTGCCGCTGGGCGTCGCAGCGCTGTCCGCCTCAGCGCTGGTTGGAGTCCTGGTGTGGATTTCGGACCTTGCCACCAGCCTGATGACGGAACAAAGCTCGGGGGTAATTGCCAGTCTGTGCATTGGGTTGGGCCACACACTGGGCTTCATGATCATCGGTGCTGCAACGGTTGTTGCACTCCAGATACTGGTCGCCCTGACCCGAGACCGCCTTGGTCTTACTTCGGTATTTGAAGTCCGGACCAAGGAGCATCGAACGGTTCAGGCGCGTGCCGCTCGCGCTTCGGCAGGAACAGTGGCCTTCGGGCTCGCCGTGGCAGTGAGCTTCTATGCACTGCCGGCTTCGGGGCAAACCGTTTCCGGCGCGGAAGACACCCAGATTCTCGCGCACCGCGGTTACTCGGCCGGTGGCGTTGAAAATACCCTCGGCGCACTAGACGCTGCCGCGGAGCATCACGCGGATTATGTTGAGGCAGATTTCCAGGAAACCAAGGATGGCCACTTCGTTGCCAGCCATGACACCAACTTGCTCATGGTGTCCGGGGTCAACAAGAACATCTATGAGATGACCTTGGAACAAGTGCGACATGTGACAGTGCGCGAAGGCGGGTTCACCGATCGGATTCCCACCATGCAGGAGTATCTGGAACATGCTGACGAACTGGGGATCCCCGTTCTGGTCGAGCTCAAGGTCACCGGCCACGAATCCAAGGGGTATCTGGATCGATTCCTTGAAGACATTGATGCCACGGGGACAACGACCAAGAACATTTACCATTCGTTGAGTCCGACGGCAGTAAATGAAATCAAGCGCGAGCGTCCCGAGCTCCGCGTTGGCCTGACTGTCGCAATGAGCGTGGGCAAGCTGCCACGAGTGAACTGCGATTTCTACACGTTGGAACAGGCATCTTTCCGCCCCGAGCTATTGGAGCAGGCTCACGAACAAGGCCAAGACGTCTATGTCTGGACTGTTAATGACGAGTCCACCATCCGTGAATTGCTGAGCATGCCGGTGGATGGAATCGTGACCGACCAGGTCGAAATGGCGATCAGCGATCGACAGATGGTGGCCAACAATCCAGCGTCCGAATATCGCGTTGGATACTCATTGGCTTACTTGGATCTCTTCCGCTAA
- a CDS encoding MFS transporter — protein MCREPRAGCPCIPLERRLPAVRARGRRMGSITVVIAVAPAIGPTIAGLILSQFSWRFLFFVMLLLALAALILGALWMKNVTEPVATPVDVFSVVLSALAFGGIVFGLSHIGESGGSVGAGVIIPLAVGVLALAVFILRQVRLQRKDLALLDLRTFKTPVFTLSVIALGISAMVLFGSLILLPTCMQSVLGMSVLQSGLLLLPGGLAMGLSSPIIGRIYDRFGPKPLAIPGTILITLAIAALSLLTVQWPWWVLLLIHVTLNIGLAMTYTPLFSTAMSELPTSMARLQWARFSRLPAPLAPRSSSPR, from the coding sequence TTGTGCAGGGAACCGAGAGCGGGCTGTCCTTGTATCCCTCTTGAGCGGCGGCTACCAGCGGTCCGGGCGCGTGGCCGGCGCATGGGCAGCATCACCGTGGTGATCGCGGTAGCTCCCGCTATTGGCCCCACCATCGCAGGCCTCATCCTGAGCCAGTTCTCTTGGCGTTTCCTGTTCTTCGTGATGTTGCTGCTGGCGTTGGCAGCCTTGATCCTCGGCGCGCTGTGGATGAAGAACGTGACCGAACCGGTTGCCACTCCGGTGGACGTATTCTCTGTTGTTCTCTCCGCCCTGGCGTTCGGCGGAATCGTCTTTGGGCTGAGCCATATCGGTGAATCCGGCGGCTCGGTGGGCGCGGGTGTCATCATTCCGCTGGCAGTCGGCGTGCTCGCTCTGGCAGTGTTCATCCTTCGTCAGGTCAGGCTGCAGCGCAAGGATCTGGCATTGCTGGATCTGCGAACATTCAAGACCCCGGTCTTCACGCTGTCCGTTATCGCCCTGGGCATTAGCGCCATGGTGCTCTTTGGATCATTGATCCTCTTGCCTACCTGCATGCAGAGCGTTCTGGGAATGAGCGTGCTGCAAAGCGGGCTGTTGTTGCTTCCCGGCGGCCTGGCCATGGGCCTGTCCTCGCCAATTATCGGACGTATCTACGACCGGTTCGGCCCCAAGCCTCTGGCAATTCCAGGCACCATCCTGATCACCCTTGCCATTGCCGCACTGTCGCTCTTGACGGTCCAGTGGCCATGGTGGGTTCTGCTGCTCATTCACGTCACCTTGAATATCGGTTTGGCGATGACCTACACCCCACTGTTCTCCACCGCCATGTCTGAGCTGCCCACCAGCATGGCTCGGCTGCAATGGGCACGCTTCAGCAGGTTGCCGGCGCCATTGGCACCGCGGTCTTCGTCTCCACGCTGA
- a CDS encoding type II toxin-antitoxin system RelE/ParE family toxin, with amino-acid sequence MTYEVVYSPSAAQHLADLYSWITEKSGYAMRAEAFVSEIMDFCEDLPQYPLRGVSRDDIRPGLRTLGFRRRVIVAFAVLPSRIEIHGIFYGGRDHEVLLREEK; translated from the coding sequence GTGACCTACGAGGTTGTTTATTCTCCTAGCGCCGCACAGCATCTGGCTGACCTGTATTCCTGGATCACAGAAAAGTCGGGTTATGCGATGAGAGCAGAGGCTTTCGTTTCGGAAATCATGGATTTCTGTGAAGACTTGCCGCAGTATCCTCTGCGCGGGGTTTCACGTGACGATATTCGTCCCGGACTTCGAACACTTGGTTTTCGCCGCAGGGTGATCGTCGCATTTGCCGTGTTGCCTAGCCGTATTGAAATTCATGGCATATTTTACGGTGGACGTGACCACGAAGTTCTGCTTCGGGAAGAAAAGTGA
- a CDS encoding ribbon-helix-helix domain-containing protein, which produces MRTTKQLSITLPEEMAKELKSRVASGAYASESEVIRDGLRALFARDNAVEAWLREEVAASYDELRNDPSQGISAVDVRAHLAQVHRERLAANES; this is translated from the coding sequence ATGCGCACAACTAAACAGCTGAGCATTACGTTGCCTGAAGAAATGGCGAAAGAGCTTAAGAGCCGGGTCGCTTCCGGGGCTTACGCGAGTGAAAGTGAAGTCATCCGCGATGGACTTCGAGCGTTGTTTGCAAGAGACAACGCAGTTGAAGCTTGGCTGCGGGAGGAAGTTGCAGCTTCGTACGACGAGCTTCGAAATGACCCTTCTCAAGGAATTAGTGCGGTGGATGTGCGAGCTCATTTAGCGCAAGTTCACCGTGAACGACTGGCAGCGAATGAATCGTGA
- a CDS encoding M14 family zinc carboxypeptidase, protein MPASSPLFLTQTMKKGACIIAGSALMLGLGMAPAQAVGGGPNNNENGTTNTSILHTYDSMVAELTTQDAKQSALDLEVIGQSVKGRDLYLAKYISDPSNPTILFLTQQHGNEQLTTEGTLEVIKHLGSGRMKDVLKDINILVVPMLNPDGAMGDVNFSLDDYIASGDRHLTRYNANNVDINRDHVAKTQPEIQALHNNVLSAFNIDYMIDLHHQGTRSAINGELVSGSILYPTTTDVSEEVREGSKRLGSIVYQNVDSTGWGRLGKYVGGTANTIARNGIAAEYGISTLLFEMRGMSDHYNEDYVLGQKSNGYLRQQTILTLESTIKAVADGSVETADTSFWDTLPEQSTLLGEEADE, encoded by the coding sequence ATGCCAGCAAGTTCGCCACTGTTCCTAACCCAAACGATGAAGAAGGGCGCCTGCATCATCGCCGGTTCAGCATTGATGCTCGGCCTCGGGATGGCCCCGGCGCAAGCCGTCGGAGGGGGACCGAACAACAATGAAAACGGAACGACCAACACCTCGATCCTGCACACCTATGATTCGATGGTCGCCGAACTGACGACCCAGGACGCCAAGCAGTCGGCGTTGGATCTCGAGGTCATCGGCCAGTCGGTCAAGGGCCGCGACCTGTATCTGGCCAAGTACATCTCGGACCCGAGCAACCCGACCATCCTGTTCCTGACCCAGCAGCATGGCAACGAACAGCTGACCACCGAGGGAACCCTCGAAGTGATCAAGCACCTCGGAAGCGGCCGGATGAAGGACGTACTCAAGGACATCAACATCCTGGTGGTGCCAATGCTCAACCCGGATGGCGCCATGGGAGATGTGAACTTCTCCCTTGATGACTACATCGCCTCCGGGGATCGCCATCTCACCCGTTACAACGCCAACAACGTGGACATCAACCGTGATCACGTTGCCAAGACCCAGCCCGAAATCCAAGCCCTGCACAACAATGTGCTCTCTGCCTTCAATATCGATTACATGATTGATTTGCACCATCAGGGAACCCGTTCGGCCATCAATGGCGAGCTGGTCTCGGGATCGATTCTCTACCCAACGACTACCGACGTGTCGGAAGAAGTGCGTGAAGGGTCCAAGCGACTGGGCTCCATCGTCTATCAGAACGTGGACTCCACCGGCTGGGGCCGCCTGGGCAAGTACGTCGGGGGCACCGCAAACACCATTGCCCGCAATGGCATCGCCGCCGAATACGGCATCTCGACCCTGCTCTTTGAAATGCGCGGAATGAGCGACCACTACAACGAAGACTACGTCCTAGGACAGAAGTCCAATGGGTATCTGCGCCAGCAGACCATTCTGACGTTGGAATCCACCATCAAGGCCGTGGCTGATGGTTCGGTGGAAACCGCAGATACGTCCTTCTGGGACACTTTGCCAGAGCAATCGACGTTGCTTGGCGAAGAAGCCGACGAATAG
- the purU gene encoding formyltetrahydrofolate deformylase → MTEPNNKYVLTYTCAERPGIVHAVTGLLLKHHGDIRELKQHDDQRSRTYFLRIEFEISASDDNAAEMAELESNLKGLGEEHEAKWGLRPAGQKKRVLIMVSKFGHCLHDLLFRSRIGELPVEIAAVVSNHPDHRQQVEWNGIPFFHVPVTAATKPEAEDKLMELVDRFDVDLVVLARYMQILSDDLTRKLSGRAINIHHSFLPSFKGAKPYHQAFERGVKTVGATAHYVNSELDEGPIITQRVQEVDHSYEPEHLVAAGRDTECKALSDAVRWHCEDRVFLDGSRTVVLR, encoded by the coding sequence ATGACCGAACCGAACAACAAATACGTCCTGACATACACCTGTGCCGAACGCCCAGGCATCGTGCATGCAGTCACCGGTTTGCTGCTCAAGCACCACGGTGACATCCGCGAACTCAAGCAGCACGACGACCAGCGTTCACGCACCTACTTCCTGCGTATCGAATTCGAAATCTCGGCCAGCGATGACAACGCCGCGGAAATGGCCGAGCTCGAATCCAACCTCAAGGGCCTGGGTGAAGAGCACGAGGCCAAGTGGGGCCTGCGCCCAGCCGGCCAGAAGAAGCGCGTGCTGATCATGGTCTCCAAGTTCGGCCATTGCCTGCACGACCTGCTCTTCCGCTCCCGCATCGGCGAACTGCCGGTGGAGATCGCTGCGGTGGTCTCCAACCACCCGGATCATCGCCAGCAGGTCGAGTGGAACGGCATTCCGTTCTTCCATGTACCAGTCACCGCAGCGACCAAGCCCGAGGCCGAAGACAAGCTGATGGAACTGGTGGACCGCTTCGACGTGGACCTGGTGGTGCTCGCCCGCTACATGCAGATCCTCTCCGATGACCTCACCCGCAAGCTCAGCGGACGAGCCATCAACATCCACCACTCCTTCCTTCCGTCCTTCAAGGGCGCCAAGCCGTACCACCAGGCATTCGAACGCGGCGTGAAGACCGTGGGCGCCACCGCGCACTACGTGAACAGCGAGCTGGATGAGGGCCCGATCATCACCCAGCGCGTCCAGGAAGTCGACCACAGCTACGAGCCGGAACACCTGGTTGCCGCAGGCCGCGACACCGAATGCAAGGCCCTGTCCGACGCGGTGCGCTGGCACTGCGAAGACCGTGTCTTCCTCGACGGTTCGCGCACCGTGGTGCTGCGCTAA
- a CDS encoding GntR family transcriptional regulator — MPTDFSSTISEQGSMADRAYSALRDRLMLLEIAPTHPIHEPQLAEELGVGRTPMREALKRLETDHLVVSYPRRGTFATAVDFHELNYISEIRQVLEPLAARNAAANKDPEIRAQLASYLERIDELDPALDQRSLLLLDIQMHRLIYKAAGNKHLEETLVRLDNLVTRIWCLVIDQMPPIAEHIKEHSAMLRAILDGDADLAAELVTKHVTHFEQTLRSAP; from the coding sequence ATGCCCACGGACTTCTCAAGCACCATTTCGGAACAAGGCTCCATGGCTGACCGAGCCTACTCGGCCCTTCGTGACCGCTTGATGCTGCTGGAAATCGCTCCAACCCACCCGATCCACGAACCGCAGCTGGCCGAGGAACTCGGTGTAGGACGCACCCCGATGCGCGAAGCCCTCAAGCGCCTGGAAACCGACCACCTGGTGGTCTCCTACCCTCGCCGCGGCACCTTCGCCACCGCAGTGGACTTCCATGAACTGAACTACATCTCAGAAATACGCCAGGTCCTTGAACCTCTGGCCGCCCGCAATGCCGCGGCCAACAAGGACCCCGAGATCCGCGCCCAGCTGGCCAGCTATCTGGAGCGGATCGATGAACTGGATCCCGCCCTGGACCAGCGTTCCCTGCTGCTGCTGGATATCCAGATGCACCGGCTGATCTACAAGGCCGCTGGCAATAAGCACCTGGAGGAGACCCTGGTGCGCCTGGACAACTTGGTGACGCGTATCTGGTGCCTGGTCATCGATCAGATGCCGCCGATTGCCGAACACATCAAGGAGCATTCGGCCATGTTGCGCGCGATCCTGGATGGCGACGCAGATCTGGCCGCCGAGCTCGTGACCAAGCACGTCACTCACTTCGAGCAGACGCTGCGCAGCGCCCCTTAG
- a CDS encoding BCCT family transporter, which translates to MKSTEQPVKDLVSELHSARRRRPRRYLNSGTDYWVFGIAGILTLAFIIWGFASPEGLGSVASTALDWVITNTGWVFVIAATVFTIFVLVVAARNFGRIPLGKDDEKPQFSTVSWISMMFATGMGIGLVFYGVGEPLYFYMVPPPETVGGQTSAAVGTAMGTTLFHWTLFPWAMYAIVGLGMAYGSFRLGRPQLFSSMFSSIFGERAVNGWGGKAINILAILATLFGSACSLGLGALQIGGGIQSAGIMSSVGSGVLVLIIAILTALFVASAVSGIERGIQWLSNINMVLAVALALVVFIGGPTLFILNVIPNAVGSFIADLPQMASRTASSGDGDMASWLSSWTIFYWAWWVSWTPFVGLFIARISRGRTIRQFVTGVLLVPSAVTLLWFAIFGGGAIGIQERAERGGNMGEALTKMVDGAPDINFDSILFTLLGSLNLPGWIATALMVLTVVLIAIFFVTGADSASIVMGALSERGAEEPTKKSVIFWGVSVGAVAAVMLLAGGDHPAEALNGLKNITIVSALPFVLVMLLLCVAIWKDLSHDPLVLREKVAQEVLEQAVDEGIDRHAGEHFSLMTSEQPIVQVAGSEPVILPASEAASEPDTDLEPEGAGK; encoded by the coding sequence ATGAAGAGCACCGAGCAACCCGTCAAAGATCTCGTCAGCGAGCTGCATTCGGCACGAAGACGAAGGCCGCGACGGTATCTGAACAGCGGCACCGACTATTGGGTGTTTGGTATCGCTGGAATCCTGACCCTCGCCTTCATCATCTGGGGCTTCGCTTCCCCCGAAGGATTGGGGTCCGTCGCATCCACCGCCCTGGACTGGGTCATCACCAATACCGGCTGGGTCTTCGTGATCGCGGCAACGGTATTCACCATCTTCGTCCTCGTGGTGGCCGCCCGGAACTTTGGGCGCATCCCGCTGGGCAAGGACGACGAAAAACCGCAATTCAGCACGGTCTCATGGATCTCCATGATGTTCGCCACCGGCATGGGCATCGGCCTGGTGTTCTACGGGGTGGGCGAACCGCTGTACTTCTACATGGTTCCGCCACCGGAAACCGTCGGCGGGCAGACTTCGGCCGCCGTGGGAACCGCCATGGGCACCACGCTCTTCCACTGGACCCTGTTCCCCTGGGCCATGTACGCCATCGTCGGTTTGGGCATGGCCTACGGCAGCTTCCGGCTGGGCCGCCCGCAGCTGTTCTCCTCGATGTTCTCTTCGATCTTCGGCGAACGGGCAGTGAACGGCTGGGGCGGAAAGGCCATCAACATCCTAGCCATCTTGGCCACCCTCTTCGGCTCGGCCTGTTCGCTGGGCCTGGGCGCGCTGCAGATCGGCGGCGGCATCCAGTCCGCAGGGATCATGTCCTCGGTCGGTTCCGGGGTGCTGGTGCTGATCATCGCCATCCTCACCGCGCTGTTCGTCGCCTCGGCCGTCTCCGGTATCGAGCGCGGCATCCAGTGGCTGTCGAATATCAACATGGTCCTGGCCGTGGCGCTGGCCCTGGTAGTCTTCATCGGTGGCCCGACGCTGTTCATCCTGAACGTGATCCCGAATGCGGTCGGTTCCTTCATCGCGGACCTGCCGCAGATGGCATCGCGCACCGCCTCCTCGGGTGACGGGGACATGGCCAGCTGGCTGTCCTCGTGGACCATCTTCTACTGGGCATGGTGGGTTTCATGGACCCCATTCGTGGGCCTGTTCATCGCACGCATTTCCCGTGGCCGCACCATCCGCCAGTTCGTCACCGGCGTGCTGCTGGTTCCCTCGGCCGTCACCCTGCTGTGGTTCGCGATCTTCGGTGGCGGAGCCATCGGCATCCAGGAACGCGCCGAACGCGGCGGTAATATGGGCGAAGCGCTGACCAAGATGGTGGACGGCGCGCCGGATATCAACTTCGACTCCATTCTGTTCACCCTGTTGGGCAGCCTGAACCTGCCGGGCTGGATCGCCACGGCGCTGATGGTCCTGACCGTGGTGCTGATTGCGATCTTCTTCGTCACCGGCGCCGACTCGGCCTCCATCGTGATGGGCGCACTGAGCGAACGAGGTGCCGAGGAGCCCACCAAGAAGTCGGTGATCTTCTGGGGCGTCTCGGTGGGCGCAGTGGCCGCGGTGATGCTGCTGGCCGGCGGTGATCACCCGGCCGAAGCGCTCAATGGCCTGAAGAACATCACGATTGTTTCGGCCCTGCCGTTTGTGCTCGTGATGTTGCTGCTCTGCGTGGCCATTTGGAAGGACTTGAGCCATGACCCGCTGGTGCTGCGTGAAAAGGTAGCCCAGGAGGTCCTGGAACAGGCCGTGGATGAAGGCATTGACCGCCACGCCGGCGAGCACTTCAGCCTGATGACCTCGGAGCAGCCGATTGTGCAGGTGGCGGGCAGCGAGCCCGTGATCCTGCCGGCTTCCGAAGCGGCGTCCGAGCCTGATACGGATCTGGAACCGGAAGGTGCCGGCAAGTAA